The sequence below is a genomic window from Lysobacter stagni.
TGGGGGTGCTCAACGCCACGCGTTCGCAGTTGTTCCCGCAGGTCGGCTACGACCTCAACGCCAGCCGCACCCGTGCCAGTCGTGAAGGCCAGCCGCCCATTCCGGCAGGGGCGGACCCTTACTTCACGCTGTACCAGGGGGCCGTGGGCGCCGCATGGCAGCTGGACCTGTTCGGCCGCGTGCGCCGGCTGAACGAAGCGGCGCAGGCGAGGGTGTACGCCAGCGAACAGGCGCGTCGTGGCACCGTGCTCTCTCTGGTGACCACGGTGGCGGCCAGCTACATCACGCTGCGCGGGCTGGATCGCCAGCTGGAAGTGGCAGAGGCCACGTCGCACAACTTCGCGGAGACCGCACGCATCTTCGACCTGCGGTTCAAGGCGGGCATCGTGTCGTCCACCGAGGTCTCGCAGATCCAGTCGCAGTACCAGCAGACACGGGCGACGATCCCGCTGATCGAGCAGCAGATCGCCGCGCTGGAGAACCTGCTGTCGATCACGCTGGGGCGCAATCCCGGACCCATTCCGCGTGGAAAATCGATCGATGAACTGATCGCGCCAGCCGTACCCGAAGGCCTGCCGTCGGAGCTGCTGGAACGCCGCCCCGACATCATTCAGGCAGAGCAGAACCTGGTGGCGGCCAATGCCAACATCGGAGCAACGCGTGCGCTGTACTTTCCTTCGCTGTCGCTGACCGGGCTGTTGGGTTCGGTGAGCACCGCGGCCGGCAACTTCCTCACCGGACCTGCGAGCACCTGGCAAGCGGCTGCGGCGGTCAGCGGCCCCATCTTCACCTTCGGTGGCATCAAGGGGCAGGTTCGAAGCGCCGAGGCGCAGGCAGACGAAGCGGTATTCGTGTACCAGCGCACCATCCTCAACGCGTTCCGCGAAACCAACGACGCGCTCACCGGTGTCGTGCGCAAGGCCGAAGAACTCACGGCCCAGGAAGCGAGGGTGCGCAACCTGCGCGAGTCCGCGCGGCTGTCACGGTTGAAGTTCGACTACGGTGTGGTCGGCTACGTCGAAGTGCTGGTGGCCGACAACGAACTGTTCGCGGCCGAGATCGCCCTGGCACGCGTGCGCGCCGAACGCTATACCGAGATCGTCAACGTCTACCGCGCGGTCGGCGGTGGCTGGGTCGACACGGCGGCCGAAACGGCTGCGACGGCGTCCGTGCCAGGCGGTTCGCTATAGGCGACGCAGGGGAGGGGCCTTCGGAGAGCACAGAGGGCGCATAAGTTCGAAACCGGCACCGGGATCGCTTCCCCTCCTTCAGCGCCCGTCGGACACGTCCTGATTTCCCGCTTCGCCGACCACTTCCCGCCATACCCGGGTGTACAACGTCCACCGGATCGAGCCCGGTTCGGCCTCCTTGATGGCGCGCTGCAGGCGGGCGATGAATTCCGAGGCCAGTTCCGGCGGGCCGGACGCGACCGACAGCCCGATCAGGGCCGACAACGCGTTGACCGTCTCCTGCAGTTCGAACTCGTCGACCTTCAAGGTTCCCCCGACCGTAGTGCCCGGACCCTGCCGCCAATGAACGGCAGGTTCGCGGACTCTAGCGGAACCCTTCATGAACTCTTTGCCATCGGCGACAAGAAACAGGCCCGGATGGCCATCACGGGCGGTTTCTTGACGGCATGCAGGACGAGGCCGGCTCGCGGGGCGATCTTCCTGGGCTGACCGCGAACTACTGCGGCGCGAGGCACATCGCCTCGTCATTCGCTGCCGGCGGGAACATTCTCAACACGACATCGTCCGTCTGATCGAGCGCGTTGATGTGTTCATCCGCGAACGAGATTGCCAGCCGATACATGGCGGATCGGGCTGAGCCCGACTCGCTGGCGGAAAGCATGCCGCTGACCATGCTCGAGAACAGCTTTGCGCTCGCAGATCCGGAGAGCTCGATGGAAAGCTTGAGAACCTTGGTCAACGCCAGGATGGATTCGCAATTGTCGTACGGCTGCATTGAAGGTGGCCAAGGCGGGCCTCCGCATAGTGGCACTCCACGCGGTTGGTCGCGTGACGACGTCATCACTGCGGGTCTCATCGCAGCCACGCGGGTCGCGCCATCGCGATCTGAATAGCCGCACGCTGATGGGAAGCGACTCGGGCGCCGAGGTGCACCTACAGTTCGAGGGGAGGCATTGAAGTGCTTTAGAGATCTTGGCGACCGGTCAGTCTGTCCGCTTCTGGCCGATGACATTGGGGCAGGGCGGAAGACGGGGCTGGTGCTAATGTCCGCTTTCGACCCAAAGCGGTCATTCGCGACCGCAAGCGTCGGCGATACCATGCAACCTCTTGCTGCGGACGAGCAGCCCTCGATAGACCGATAGAGAGCATGTTGCAACGTTGCAAAATCGCACCCTTGGTCGCTCTGTCTCTCCTGTACGCGTTTGCAGCGCCATGCATTGCCTCGTCTTCCTGGGAGCCATCACCGGGGCACGAGCAAGTGCCCATCTGGCCTGGTCTCATTCCCGACGCAAAGCCATTAGACAAGCCGGAAGTGTCCGGACCGGCGACGAAGCGACTTGTTGGCGGGAAGCCGTGGGTGTTCGTGGCTCAGGTCGCGGAGCCGACGATGACGGTATACCCACCAAGGGCGCCGAACACCGGCGCTGCCGTAGTCGTGTTTCCGGGTGGCGGATACAACGTGCTGGCCATGGACCTGGAGGGTACTGAAGCCTGCGATTGGTTAACATCCAAGGGCATCACGTGCGTTCTGCTGAAGTATCGCGTGCCGTGCGAGAAATCAGGTCCGTATCGGAATTGCTTGACCGCACTGCAAGATGCACAGCGGACGGTGGGCTTGGTCCGCTTCCACGCATCTAAGTGGAACATCGATCCGCGAAAGATTGGTGTCATGGGGTTCTCGGCGGGCGGTCATATGGTTGTCGCGATGAGCACGCAGTTCGACAAGCGTCTGTATACAGCGGTCGACGCGGCGGACGCGGAGAGCTGCCGTCCCGACTTTGCCGTGGCGCTCTACCCGGGGCACTTGGCCGTGCCGGCGAAAGACTTCGCGCTCAACCCGGATGTGCGGATCAGCAGCCAGACCCCGCCGACGTTCCTACTCCACGCACAGGACGACCCGATCGACCCAGTCGAGAACTCGCTTGTCTACTACCTGGCGCTGAGGAAAGCGAAGGTTCCTGCGGAACTGCATGTGTTCGCAAAGGGCGGACACGCATTCGGGTTGCGAGCTACGGGGTCACCGGTTGACGAGTGGCCGACGCTCTTGGAGGGATGGCTGGGCGCGATTGGCATGACGCCGAGGTAAGTCGAACGTCCGCTTCTGGCCGATAGCGGACATTGTGGCGGGGTCAGGATGCGGCCATTCCTCGATGACGGTATTCGCCCAGGTCGACCACCAGCACTTTGACCTTGGGTCTATTGGCCGCATGGCGGGCTTCTTCGGCGGCCCGGCGGCTCGCGAAACCCTTGAGTCGAAGCTCCATCTTGTCGCGCCACATCAGGCCGC
It includes:
- a CDS encoding alpha/beta hydrolase, whose protein sequence is MLQRCKIAPLVALSLLYAFAAPCIASSSWEPSPGHEQVPIWPGLIPDAKPLDKPEVSGPATKRLVGGKPWVFVAQVAEPTMTVYPPRAPNTGAAVVVFPGGGYNVLAMDLEGTEACDWLTSKGITCVLLKYRVPCEKSGPYRNCLTALQDAQRTVGLVRFHASKWNIDPRKIGVMGFSAGGHMVVAMSTQFDKRLYTAVDAADAESCRPDFAVALYPGHLAVPAKDFALNPDVRISSQTPPTFLLHAQDDPIDPVENSLVYYLALRKAKVPAELHVFAKGGHAFGLRATGSPVDEWPTLLEGWLGAIGMTPR
- a CDS encoding DUF3653 domain-containing protein, which produces MNFDFEDDWYGWRLRGRHLVSEDGQRMTIERLRGLMWRDKMELRLKGFASRRAAEEARHAANRPKVKVLVVDLGEYRHRGMAAS
- a CDS encoding efflux transporter outer membrane subunit, with translation MPRMHGLKVCLCAAVATVLLSGCLLGPDYVRPDVDTPERWRVEYPVAVEVANTAWWKQFDDPVLDGLIDDALRENLDVRIAAARVEQFMGVLNATRSQLFPQVGYDLNASRTRASREGQPPIPAGADPYFTLYQGAVGAAWQLDLFGRVRRLNEAAQARVYASEQARRGTVLSLVTTVAASYITLRGLDRQLEVAEATSHNFAETARIFDLRFKAGIVSSTEVSQIQSQYQQTRATIPLIEQQIAALENLLSITLGRNPGPIPRGKSIDELIAPAVPEGLPSELLERRPDIIQAEQNLVAANANIGATRALYFPSLSLTGLLGSVSTAAGNFLTGPASTWQAAAAVSGPIFTFGGIKGQVRSAEAQADEAVFVYQRTILNAFRETNDALTGVVRKAEELTAQEARVRNLRESARLSRLKFDYGVVGYVEVLVADNELFAAEIALARVRAERYTEIVNVYRAVGGGWVDTAAETAATASVPGGSL